From the Vibrio vulnificus CMCP6 genome, the window ACCACAATCACCACGCCATCACGTGTTGCATCAATGGTGGCATCGTGGTTATCACCGCTGTTATCGATGCTCATCACGATGAGGCCAGGCGTTTGCTCTGCACCTGTGTTGTGGAACGCAACGCGTTTGATGATTTCGCTGCCTTTACCTAGGGTAAACAGGCCAGAAGAAGCACGTAGCGCGGCCAGTTCGTTAAAGAACTTGTCCATGTTATCGATGTCTGTGGCACTTGGCATAGCGCGATCGCTTGAGCCAGTGATCACGGCATCGATGATCGCCCAGTTACTGCCGTCTTTGTCTTCGCGTGGCAGGCCAACATTCCAGTTGTTGTCTTGCTTAGTGAAGTCAACGCGGTTGTACCAATCACCTGAGTCATACGAGTCGCGCTGCATCGATTTAGAACGCAGCAGCTCACTACCCATATGGATAAATGGCACGCCTTGGCCTAGCATCGCGGTAGACAAACCAACCGCTTGCATACGTGTGCGCTCTGCGGCCGTGGTCGCATAGGCAATCTTGTACTGGTTGTTGTCCCACAGGGTTTGGTTGTCATGTTTGGAGACGTAGTTCTGGATTTCCCACGCATCTTGCGCGTAACCTGCGGGTTGGCCGTTGTAATCCAACTCGGCACCAGTGATCGCTTTGCCTTTGCTATCGGTGAATGGGAAGGCTTTTAAGTTGCCCGCCATGCCCAAACGAGTCAGATCGGCAAGGTGTAGCGCGGTTGTCTTCAGCGCGGCATTTTGCTCGTTCTTCTCATTCACTTGAACGTAGATGCCGTTACCAAAGCCTTGATTTGAGCGAAGCGAATCTTGGCTGTCGAATGGGCCACCGCCGCGCACCGCATCACGAAGACGATCCGAGAACGAACCAATGCCCGTACCCGCAAGGTTCAACTGAGTGGCTTGTTTGAACATGCGATCGCTACCCACTTCACCGAAGTTCCAACCTTCACCGTAGAAGTAGACATTTGGATCGACGGCTTTGGCCGCGGCCAAGGTTTGCTGCATTTGCGCCAGTGGGTGATGGCCCATCAAATCCCAGCGGAACGCATCGATCTTGTACTCTTTCACCCAAGTGCTAATGGAATCGTCAATCAGCTTGGCAAACATCTGGTTTTCCGGCGCCGTGTTAGAACAACAGGTTGATTGCTCCACCGCACCCGAGAACTCGTTCAGGCGTTGGTAGTACCAAGGCACAATGCGATCCAAGACCGATTTGGACGACACCCCTGATTCGTTGGTGTGGTTGTAGACCACATCCATTACCACGTTCATGCCGATCTCTTTTTTCACCGACATCACCATTTCACGGAACTCTTTGATTCTTACCATGCCTTCAGCATCCGATGAATAAGAACCTTCTGGCACCGTGTAGTGGAATGGATCGTAACCCCAGTTAAATGAGTCGAGGTTGCGCACATGGCTGTTTAAACGTTGCACCACCGCGCTCTCTTTGCTGTCTTTTTTCGCCAGTGTTTCAAACACTGTGCTCAGCGTTTCATTGCTGTCGCAGTAGTTGCCGAAATCGGCATCGTTTTTCACGCTTGCATCCAGTTCACACAACTTAGCAAAGGGCTGATTAATGTTCGCCACTTTGGTTGGATCTTCATTGATGGTTGCAATATCGAAGGTTGGCAGCAGGTGTAAGTGCGTGACGCCCGATTGAGCCAATTTTTTGAGATGCTCGACAGGCGCTGTGCCTGCTTGAGTAAACGCTTTGTACTTACCGCGATTGGCTTCGGCCGTTGAGTCATCCAGTGCTGAGAAGTCACGAATGTGCGCTTCATACAAGACAAACTCGGCTGGGTTTGCTTGGTTGTGTGGTGCAGCAAGGGCATCCCATCCAGACGGCTTCAGCTCCGCGTTGGTCAAATCCACCACTTGGCTGTATTCCGAGTTCATCGAGAGGCTCAAGGAATAGGGGTCGGTCACTTGGTACGTTTCGACCTTGTCTGTGGCCGGGTGGTAAACCGTGACTTCGTAGCGGTAGAAATCACCGTGTTTGAGAGCGGTGTTTGCTGCTACCCATGCGCCGCTGGTGGCATCAAATGTCATTGCGATGGCGGTTTGCGCTTGCTTTTCAGCATTGTACGGGATCAGCTTGACGTTCTGCGCTGTTGGTGCCCAAAGGCGGAATGTAGTGGTGCTGTCTGGGTTGATCACCGCACCATAACTGAGCTTGGTCGCGGCCGCGGCGTAGAGTGCATCCAACGCGCTGGCAGGTTGTACTTCGGTTGCTTTAATGACGCCTGTTGCATCGCTGGCCACCAAGATTAATTGACCTTTCAGCAGATCTTTCAGCGCGTTACCTTCGCCGCTAAAGTCCATTTCAAAACCGATAAAATCGTTGCTCAGATGTGGCTTGGTTTTGTTCCAATCGCTGCTCGCCGCTTTGCTTGAACTGATTTGTTTGGTTGCACCCGTGACTTTTTTGCTGGCGCTATCGAAGGCCAGTTCACCGTTTTCTGAGTAGTAGAGTGTGACGCTGGTGGCGTCTTTGGCGTTGACTAGAATCACGCTGTCATCGGCAAAAATCGCGCTCGCGCCTGCCAGTTCAACTTGTGCCACAGGCTTTTGTGCCAATGCGGTGTAGTACACCTTGTTGGTGCCTTTAAATACAAATGCGACATTGCCAATCGCGGTGGTTTTATCAAACTCGAACTTAAGGTTTTCAGTTTGGTAATCGCCGTTGGATTTGTTGTTTGGAATGATGTTGATGCAACCCTCTGCGCCTTTCACTGGCAGATCCCAATAGGGTCCGTACACATCACTAAAGCCGGTGGGTTCCATACCTGGCCATGAAGTGTCGTTGCCATCAAAAGCGCCACAGGTGTCGTTGTTCCAAACGTGTAAGGTGAAGTGGCCTTCATCGCCATCTGGCGTGTTCATGTAAACGCGTGCCGTGTTGGCAGGAATGTCAGAGGTTGAGATCAGCTCAGGGTAAACAGCGGCCACACCTTGTTGGGTGTAGACGGCGTTATTTTTGCCTGTTTGGGTCAGATCGAGTTTGGCATCAAAATCGCCAAGGGGTTTCGCCCCATCTACACGAGGAATAAAGTTGATGCACTGGGTCGCTTCGCTGCGCACTTGCAGATCCCAGTAGGCACCAAACTTATCGTCCACGCCAGTGGGTTTAATACCCGTGCCCCAATCATCATGGCCTTCGTCGGTTTCGGCGTAGCCACCACAGGTGTCGTTGTTCCAAACGTATAAGCTCGCTTGGTCGTAAGCGCTGCTGTCAGCTGCTGCTCGAGTTGCAGTTTCGCTCGCTTTGAAATAGACACGAGCCACTTTGCCAGTGTCTGGTTGTGGGTTCGCCGTCTCGCCATCGTTAGAAGAGTTACAGCCAATGAGTAAAGAGGTTGCCATAAGCGGCATGATGGCTTTCGCCACCACTGAGAGTTTGAGAGGTTGTTTGTTCACGTTCTATATCCATATGCGTAATTATAAAAAAGCCCAGATATGCTATGAATTTCGTTTGCCAGCAAAATGTGAGAAAACTCAGCAAAGATTTTTGTTATTGATAAATAACGCAATGCAGGTATGGGGATCACGAATGGTAGAAGGAGAAGGCGTGAAATGATGCACAAATTTAGGGCGTAGAAAGGGGGAGGATGAGGTGATTTTGTGAGCGATGCACGGAGAAAGACGTGCCGGAAGCTAAGTCACCCTCTCCGCTCAATGCGGAGCAGTTCACGATTTTTATCCGAGTTGTTTTTTATTGAAAATTAAGATCGATGTAATCACCAAAAAGCGCTTACAGTCTGTTATTGAGGAAATGCGCCGCATGGGGGCAGATTGGATGCGGCTGAATGGTTCATGATGGTTGCATGGGAGCGATACAGATGGCTATGGTTAATGCTGGCAGACAATAGCACGCCATTTTTTGACGAGTTTGCTGGTTATTTATTCGCATCGTCAACAGCATTGGTTACGAGTGATTGATGATGGTGAAAACTATGTAAAAAGGGGGGGATTCCCTCTTTATAAAATGCAATGTTTAATGCTCAATAAGTGGAAGTATTTAACCATTCTATGGTTTTTCTTTATTTGTATAAGTGAAAATATTTAATCATGTTTAATGTAAATAATGATTGTATTAAATTGTGCTTGTTGATTTTAAAATCAATTAGTAGCATGATAATAAAAACAAATAGAACATACTGTTCGAATAAATACAATTGGAAGTGACTTTTATTGCATGTTTCAACAATGAACAGAGTACAACGTACTCGGTTTATTATTATTAGAGATTTGTGTATGTTGAGAATTATAAGTGCAGATAAGTTCATCTCTTCTCGGTTTATCTTGGAGTACAGCAAAGTGGAATTTGCCTCTTTGTTGGGAGTCTCTGTTGCCAAAATAACCAATATAGAGAGTGGAAAATCTTCAATTCCCCCTGTTTACGACTACGCCATCAATTATCTACTCAGTGAACATCCTTTTAAGGAGAGTGCCATGGAAGCGTTATGCTCCCATGAAACACTGAATTTTGCTCGCCGTATAGACACCAATAACAAGGTTCAAAGGTTGTCTTGTAAGCGTTGCGATAGCCGTCGGTTGCACGTTATGGCAGGCATGAGTGGGTTGTACTTTGTTGAATGTATGGACTGCAAGCATACGATGTACTCATCGGGCATAGCAGTGAAACGGTATCTACAGTGGTCGAACAATGGCGTTAAGCTGGATAGTCATCTATTTAACTGATTTTGTTTCTTTTCCCTACAATAAATGAAAAGCCATTAGCAGAAATGTTGATGGCTTTTTTGTTTGTGGTTTATAAAATGTTAAATGATATATTTTTATTTATCGCTAATAAATCAAATACAAACAATATAGAGTGATGAAAATCGCAAAATTTTATTTTCTTTTAATTCTATTTCTATTTGTCACTGGTTTAGTCACAGAATTTCTTATCTGAATTCAAATTTAGTCTCAATCCAATATCATTGGCTTATCGAAAGGAAAGTGATAAAGATCGCGAAATTTTATTTCGATTAAATAAGGTTTTTAATTATGAACGAATAATCACGAAATTTGTTTTTTAAATTTCAAATCTAAATTCCATTTGTAATATCTGTGCTTGTCGTTTTTAAAGAACAAATAAGAGATATTTAAAATGAAGCGTTTAGTTATTGGTGTTAGTAATTACATGCCAGAAGATTTCAGTTTATTAGCTGAATCTTTAGATGAACAATTTAATCGTCATCTTCATCCTTTAGAGCAAGTCGAATTAACCGATGTTGGTGCTGCCATTATTACGTCGGCAGATATTAAGGCTGGTCTACACAAAGTGATTTCTGAAACGGGTTATGGCATTCCGGTTTTCTTGGTCACAGATGAAAACCCAGTGTCAGCCGAAGATTACGTATGGTTAACCGGCGTTATCGATTTAGAAAGACAATCCATCGAATACTACTGTCGCCAAATCAATGAAGCGGTAACCAAATACGAATGCCGCCTATTGCCGCCTTTCTTCAAACAACTGACGCACTACGTGGAAATGGGCAACTCTGCATTCGACTGTCCAGGACACCAAGGCGGTCAGTTCTTCAAAAAACACCCAGCAGGTAAACAGTTCTACGATTTCTTCGGTGAAAACCTATTCCGTAGTGACTTGTGTAACGCGGACGTAGATTTAGGTGACTTGTTAATCCACGAAGGCTCTGCCCACCAAGCTCAAGCGCACGCAGCAAAAGTGTTCAACTCAGACAAAACTTACTTCGTACTCAACGGCACTTCGGCTTCAAACAAAGTGGTGTGTAACGCGTTAGTGACCGAGGGGGACTTGGTGATGTTTGACCGTAACAACCACAAATCAAACCACCACGGCGCATTAATCCAAGCGGGCGGTATGCCAGTTTACCTAGAAACGGCGCGTAACCCTTGGGGCTTTATTGGTGGTATGGATGAGCACTGTTTTGATGAAGAATACATCCGTGCCCAAATCGCCAAAGTATCACCCGAACGTGCGCGTGATGAACGTCCATTCCGTCTTGCGATCATCCAATTGGGCACTTACGACGGTACCATCTACAACGCACGCTACGTGATGGATAAGATTGGTCATCTGTGTGACTACATCCTATTTGACTCAGCATGGGTGGGTTACGAGCAGTTCATTCCGATGATGAAAGACTGTTCTCCATTGCTACTGGATCTGAAACCAGAAGATGCGGGTGTGATCGTGACTCAGTCTGTTCACAAGCAACAAGCTGGCTTTTCTCAAACCTCGCAAATCCACAAAAAAGACCACCACATCAAAGGTCAGGCTCGCTACTGCAACCACAAACGCTTCAACAACGCGTTTATGATGCACGCGTCAACTTCACCATTCTATGCGCTGTTCTCCGCATTGGATGTGAACGCCAAGATCCACGATGGTGAAGCGGGTCTGCGTCTATGGCGTGATGCGGTTAAGACAGGTATCGAAGCGCGTAAAGAAATCCTTAAGAGTTGTGAATTGATTCGTCCGTTCATTCCAGACCAAGTCGAAGGTCAACCTTGGGGCAGCTACGACACTGACGTGATCGCAACGAATAAGAAATTCTTCATGTTTGAGCCAAACGCAAGCTGGCACAAATTTGAAGGTTACGGTGAAGGTCAATACTTCGTTGACCCATGTAAATTGTTGCTAACTACTGCGGGTATTGCAGAAGACGGCAGCTACGCAGACTTTGGTATTCCTGCCACGCTATTGGCGAACTTCCTACGTGAGAACGGCATCATCCCTGAGAAGTGTGACTTGAACTCTATCTTGTTCCTTCTCACTCCAGCAGAGGACATGGGTAAGATCCGTCATCTTGTGGCGCAAATTAACCGCTTCGAAAAATTCATTCGTGATGATGCGCCGCTAAACATCGTGCTGCCTCGCGTTTACGAAGCGAATAAAGAGCGCTACCGCGGCTACACCATCCGTCAGCTATGTCAGGAAATGCATGACATGTACAAAGAGCTGAACGTGAAACAGCTACAAAAAGCGATGTTCCGTAGCGAATACTTCCCAACTATGGTGCACAAACCAGATGTGGCGACACGCAAATACTTCCGTGGCGAGTGTGATTACTTGCCTCTGAAAGAAGCGGTAGGTCGTGTCGCAGCAGAAGGTGCGCTTCCTTACCCTCCAGGCATTATCTGTGTGATCACAGGCGAAATCTGGACTCAACAAGTGGTCGATTACTTCTTATCTCTAGAAGAAGGCATCAACCGATTCCCAGGCTTCGCACCCGAGATTCAAGGTGTGTACCTAGAAGACGTCAATGGCCGCACCACCGCCCATTGCTACGCCCTTAAAGATTAATCTACCCCGTTCGCATCGTGACTTGGTTGTCGCGGTGCGAACCGTTTATTCGTGGAGAATAATTTATGAGTACTGAAACCAAAAAAATGTCGGTGGTGCAACTGACCATTCTGACCTTCATCAACATGGCTGGCTCGGGCATCATCATGCTGCCAAGTAAGTTAGCGCAGGTGGGCACCATCTCGGTATTGTCTTGGTTGATCACCGCAGCAGGCTCGTTAGCCTTGGCGTACGTGTTTGCCAAATGTGGTCGCTTTAGTAAGCGTGACGGTGGGATGAACGGCTATGCCTCGTACGCGTTTGGTAAATCGGGTGCGTTTATGGCGGGTTGGACCTACGGCTTGTCATTGTTGATTGCCAACATTGCGATTGCGATTACTTGTGTCGGTTATGGTTCGGCTTTCTTCGAAGTGACTTTGTCGCCAGTAGAGACCTGTCTGTACACCATCGCGATCCTTTGGATTTGTACCTTCGCTAACTTTGGTGGTGCGAAGATCACCGGTCAAATCGGCTCGTTTACAGTCTGGGGTGTTATCCTTCCAGTGTGTTCTTTGGGTATTGTTGGTTGGTTCTACTTTAGCCCAACCATGTACGTAGAAGCGTGGAACCCACATCACCTACCATTTGGTGAAGCGGTTAGTGCGTCGATCGCGATGACACTGTGGGCGTTCCTAGGTCTTGAGTCAGCTTGTGCAAACTCAGAAGCAGTAGAAAATCCAGAGAAGAATGTACCAATCGCAGTATTGGGCGGTACGCTGATTGCGGCAGTGGTTTACATTGTTTCAACCAACATCTGTTCTGGTATCGTAGCGAACTCTGAACTTGCTGCCTCTACCGCGCCATTCTCAACAGTATGGACAGTGATGCTAGGTTCTACGGCGGGTAAAGTGGTTGCGGGCATGGCCGTTCTAGCTTGTGCAGGTTCACTACTGGGTTGGCAGTTCACTATCGCGTCCGTATTCAAATCATCTTCAGACGCAGGCTTCTTCCCGAAACTGTTCTCACAAGTTGATAAACGCGGCACGCCCATCAAAGGGATGGTGGCCATCACGGTTATCCAATCTGTGCTTTCTTTAATGACTATCTCGCCAACATTGAACGAGCAATTTGAAGCACTGGTTAACCTAGCGGTAGTAACTAACGTTATTCCTTACATCCTATGTATGGGCGCAATCTTCATCATGCAGCAAGTGGCGCACGTGCCTGAACGCGAAATGAAAACCACCAACATCATCGCTTTGGTTGGTTCTCTCTACAGCTTCTACGCATTGTATGGTTCGGGCTACGAAGCCATGATGTGGGGCTCTATCGTCACCTTCTTAGGTTGGAGTGCTTATGGTTTGATCGCGGCCAAGCATGAACCTTTAGCCAATTAAACATCATCGAGAAAGAGCCTTCCCCAACTTAATGTGGAAGGCTCGTTTTTTTTTCATTTTATACGTGACTATTTACAACACGGTGAAAACTGATTTTCAACAATTAGCAGACCCCAATCCCTCAAGCGGCTGTTACACTCGACGCCGATACCTTTGTAGTTGCTTGAGCGAGTTGATGAGTGTTTGCCCTCCCGCTTGAAAAGACAGAGAGAAATCAAGAGTCAGGTATGGATGACCAACTCTCAGCCCATTCGCTTCAGAATTGAGTTCGAGAATCTTGGTTTGTCGAATACACTACTGGTTTCGTAAATTGAGCGCTTGCCGCTGTCTTTGAACTATTGATAACAACAAGAAGAGGTCTGGTACTATGCAAGGTATCCTCTCCATCCAGTCACACGTTGCTTATGGCCATGCCGGTAACAGCAGTGCAGTCTTCCCAATGCAACGCATGGGCTTTGAAGTGTGGCCGATCCACACGGTTCAATTTTCTAACCACACCCAGTACCAAGAAGGTTGGACAGGGCGTGCGTTCTCGGCTGATGACATCAGCGAACTGGTTCGTGGTCTGAACAATATTGGCGCACTAGAGAAGTGCCAAGCGGTGCTGACGGGCTACCAAGGCAGTGCTGAGCAATGTCTGGCCGTGGAAGAAACCGTCACCAAAGTTAAACAAGCGAATCCTGACGCGCTTTACGTCTGTGACCCAGTGATGGGCGCGCCAGACAAAGGCTGTATTGTCGCCCCGGGGATTGCGGAAAACTTGTTAAACCGTCTCATGCCAATGGCGGACGTGATTGTGCCTAACCAGTTCGAGCTTAGCCAATTTGCCGAAATGGAAATCCACACCCTTGATGACGCGATCATCGCTTGCCAGCGTGCACTAGCGAAGGGCCCAAAAGTGGTGTTGGTGAAACATTTATACTGCCTGTCTGACGAGAGCTTCAACATGTTGTTGGCCACGCAAGAAGGCACTTATTTAGCGAAGCGCCCTCATTTCGAATTTGCTAAAGCACCCGTTGGCGCAGGTGATTTGATTTCGGCGATTTTCACTGCGGGCCTATTGAAAGGTTGGACGCCAAAACAAGCCTTCCAGCACTGTCATGATGCGTGCTACGGCGTGCTGAACGCGACTTACCAAGCTGGCGAGTGGGAACTGCAAACCATTGCTGCGCAGCAAGAATTTGTTGAGCCTAGCAAGCACTTTCCGCTGGAAGAAGTGACGTTAAAAACGGTTGAATAGAAAAAGGAGCCATCTAAGGCTCCTTTTTATTGAGACTAATGGTGAGGCAAGATTAACCTTTTGCTTTCTGCGCTTCTGACTCACAGACTGCGGCAGTAAATACCACGTCCGTTGAGCTGTTTAGCGCCGTTTCAGCAGAATCTTGAATCACACCGATGATGAAGCCAACCGCGACCACTTGCATCGCGATGTCGTTTGAAATACCAAACAGGCCACACGCAAGTGGGATCAGTAACAGAGAACCACCAGCAACACCTGATGCACCACAAGCAGAAACGGCAGCAACCACGCTCAGTAGAATCGCTGTCATCAAGTCTACTTCGATACCCATGGTATGAACGGCAGCCAGCGTCAGTGTGGTGATGGTGATGGCCGCACCCGCCATGTTGATGGTTGCACCCAGTGGGATAGAGACAGAGTACGTATCTTCGTCTAGTTTTAGTTTTTCACACAACGCCATGTTTACCGGAATGTTGGCGGCACTTGAACGGGTGAAGAAAGCCGTTACACCACTTTCACGTAGGCATTGGAATACCAGTGGATATGGGTTTTGCTTGGTTTTCACGTAAACCATGGCAGGGTTCACTATCAACGCAATGATCGCCATGGCGCTCAGCAACACCACCAATAGGTGCGCATAGCCAGCTAAGGCATCGAAACCCGTCGTCGCGAATGTAGAAGCCACTAAGCCAAAGATACCAAATGGCGCAAGACGAATGATGAAGCGCACGATGTGAGAAACACTGTGGCTCAGGTCTTCAAATACCGCTTTGGTGGTGTCTGATGCGTGGTGAAGTGCCAAACCAAGGCCGACACCCCATGCCAAAATACCAATGTAGTTTGCGCTCATCAGTGCGTTGACTGGGTTATCAACCAACTTGAACAGCAAGGTTTTGATCACTTCCAGAATGCCTTGAGGAGGGTTTGCCCCTTCTGCGCCAGTGACCAAGGTTAATGTCGTCGGGAACATGAAGCTCAAAACAACGGCTGTTAGAGCGGCAAAGAAGGTCCCGGCTAAGTACATCGCAATGATAGGGCGCATATGGGTGTGTTGGTTTTTCTTTTGATTAGCAATCGAAGCGGCGACCAAAATGAACACAAGAATAGGGGCGATCGCTTT encodes:
- the pulA gene encoding pullulanase-type alpha-1,6-glucosidase, whose product is MNKQPLKLSVVAKAIMPLMATSLLIGCNSSNDGETANPQPDTGKVARVYFKASETATRAAADSSAYDQASLYVWNNDTCGGYAETDEGHDDWGTGIKPTGVDDKFGAYWDLQVRSEATQCINFIPRVDGAKPLGDFDAKLDLTQTGKNNAVYTQQGVAAVYPELISTSDIPANTARVYMNTPDGDEGHFTLHVWNNDTCGAFDGNDTSWPGMEPTGFSDVYGPYWDLPVKGAEGCINIIPNNKSNGDYQTENLKFEFDKTTAIGNVAFVFKGTNKVYYTALAQKPVAQVELAGASAIFADDSVILVNAKDATSVTLYYSENGELAFDSASKKVTGATKQISSSKAASSDWNKTKPHLSNDFIGFEMDFSGEGNALKDLLKGQLILVASDATGVIKATEVQPASALDALYAAAATKLSYGAVINPDSTTTFRLWAPTAQNVKLIPYNAEKQAQTAIAMTFDATSGAWVAANTALKHGDFYRYEVTVYHPATDKVETYQVTDPYSLSLSMNSEYSQVVDLTNAELKPSGWDALAAPHNQANPAEFVLYEAHIRDFSALDDSTAEANRGKYKAFTQAGTAPVEHLKKLAQSGVTHLHLLPTFDIATINEDPTKVANINQPFAKLCELDASVKNDADFGNYCDSNETLSTVFETLAKKDSKESAVVQRLNSHVRNLDSFNWGYDPFHYTVPEGSYSSDAEGMVRIKEFREMVMSVKKEIGMNVVMDVVYNHTNESGVSSKSVLDRIVPWYYQRLNEFSGAVEQSTCCSNTAPENQMFAKLIDDSISTWVKEYKIDAFRWDLMGHHPLAQMQQTLAAAKAVDPNVYFYGEGWNFGEVGSDRMFKQATQLNLAGTGIGSFSDRLRDAVRGGGPFDSQDSLRSNQGFGNGIYVQVNEKNEQNAALKTTALHLADLTRLGMAGNLKAFPFTDSKGKAITGAELDYNGQPAGYAQDAWEIQNYVSKHDNQTLWDNNQYKIAYATTAAERTRMQAVGLSTAMLGQGVPFIHMGSELLRSKSMQRDSYDSGDWYNRVDFTKQDNNWNVGLPREDKDGSNWAIIDAVITGSSDRAMPSATDIDNMDKFFNELAALRASSGLFTLGKGSEIIKRVAFHNTGAEQTPGLIVMSIDNSGDNHDATIDATRDGVVIVVNASPTMVSDFAKFDATGYTLHAVQTNAGNDSLAKNQDKAAQVVNGKLTVPAWSVAVFEKLR
- a CDS encoding helix-turn-helix domain-containing protein, with protein sequence MLRIISADKFISSRFILEYSKVEFASLLGVSVAKITNIESGKSSIPPVYDYAINYLLSEHPFKESAMEALCSHETLNFARRIDTNNKVQRLSCKRCDSRRLHVMAGMSGLYFVECMDCKHTMYSSGIAVKRYLQWSNNGVKLDSHLFN
- the speF gene encoding ornithine decarboxylase SpeF, whose amino-acid sequence is MKRLVIGVSNYMPEDFSLLAESLDEQFNRHLHPLEQVELTDVGAAIITSADIKAGLHKVISETGYGIPVFLVTDENPVSAEDYVWLTGVIDLERQSIEYYCRQINEAVTKYECRLLPPFFKQLTHYVEMGNSAFDCPGHQGGQFFKKHPAGKQFYDFFGENLFRSDLCNADVDLGDLLIHEGSAHQAQAHAAKVFNSDKTYFVLNGTSASNKVVCNALVTEGDLVMFDRNNHKSNHHGALIQAGGMPVYLETARNPWGFIGGMDEHCFDEEYIRAQIAKVSPERARDERPFRLAIIQLGTYDGTIYNARYVMDKIGHLCDYILFDSAWVGYEQFIPMMKDCSPLLLDLKPEDAGVIVTQSVHKQQAGFSQTSQIHKKDHHIKGQARYCNHKRFNNAFMMHASTSPFYALFSALDVNAKIHDGEAGLRLWRDAVKTGIEARKEILKSCELIRPFIPDQVEGQPWGSYDTDVIATNKKFFMFEPNASWHKFEGYGEGQYFVDPCKLLLTTAGIAEDGSYADFGIPATLLANFLRENGIIPEKCDLNSILFLLTPAEDMGKIRHLVAQINRFEKFIRDDAPLNIVLPRVYEANKERYRGYTIRQLCQEMHDMYKELNVKQLQKAMFRSEYFPTMVHKPDVATRKYFRGECDYLPLKEAVGRVAAEGALPYPPGIICVITGEIWTQQVVDYFLSLEEGINRFPGFAPEIQGVYLEDVNGRTTAHCYALKD
- the potE gene encoding putrescine-ornithine antiporter; protein product: MSTETKKMSVVQLTILTFINMAGSGIIMLPSKLAQVGTISVLSWLITAAGSLALAYVFAKCGRFSKRDGGMNGYASYAFGKSGAFMAGWTYGLSLLIANIAIAITCVGYGSAFFEVTLSPVETCLYTIAILWICTFANFGGAKITGQIGSFTVWGVILPVCSLGIVGWFYFSPTMYVEAWNPHHLPFGEAVSASIAMTLWAFLGLESACANSEAVENPEKNVPIAVLGGTLIAAVVYIVSTNICSGIVANSELAASTAPFSTVWTVMLGSTAGKVVAGMAVLACAGSLLGWQFTIASVFKSSSDAGFFPKLFSQVDKRGTPIKGMVAITVIQSVLSLMTISPTLNEQFEALVNLAVVTNVIPYILCMGAIFIMQQVAHVPEREMKTTNIIALVGSLYSFYALYGSGYEAMMWGSIVTFLGWSAYGLIAAKHEPLAN
- the pdxY gene encoding pyridoxal kinase PdxY, whose amino-acid sequence is MQGILSIQSHVAYGHAGNSSAVFPMQRMGFEVWPIHTVQFSNHTQYQEGWTGRAFSADDISELVRGLNNIGALEKCQAVLTGYQGSAEQCLAVEETVTKVKQANPDALYVCDPVMGAPDKGCIVAPGIAENLLNRLMPMADVIVPNQFELSQFAEMEIHTLDDAIIACQRALAKGPKVVLVKHLYCLSDESFNMLLATQEGTYLAKRPHFEFAKAPVGAGDLISAIFTAGLLKGWTPKQAFQHCHDACYGVLNATYQAGEWELQTIAAQQEFVEPSKHFPLEEVTLKTVE
- the sstT gene encoding serine/threonine transporter SstT, whose protein sequence is MQHNSLIARFAQGNLVLQILVGIILGISLALVSPSSAESVGMLGSLFVGALKAIAPILVFILVAASIANQKKNQHTHMRPIIAMYLAGTFFAALTAVVLSFMFPTTLTLVTGAEGANPPQGILEVIKTLLFKLVDNPVNALMSANYIGILAWGVGLGLALHHASDTTKAVFEDLSHSVSHIVRFIIRLAPFGIFGLVASTFATTGFDALAGYAHLLVVLLSAMAIIALIVNPAMVYVKTKQNPYPLVFQCLRESGVTAFFTRSSAANIPVNMALCEKLKLDEDTYSVSIPLGATINMAGAAITITTLTLAAVHTMGIEVDLMTAILLSVVAAVSACGASGVAGGSLLLIPLACGLFGISNDIAMQVVAVGFIIGVIQDSAETALNSSTDVVFTAAVCESEAQKAKG